The Caldicellulosiruptoraceae bacterium PP1 nucleotide sequence CAAACCAATTCGGGATATTATAAAAAAGTTCTTGAATCTCAAAAAGAAACATTAACAGAACAATTAAAGAATACCAAAGAACAAGATAAAAGGCAAAAGATAGAAATTCAAATAAAATCAATAGAAAACCAAATATTACTTTTTGATATAAATAAAAATAAAGACTGGAAACAAACAGTAAAAGAAAAGATTAATGCTCTTGAGGAAAGAAAAAAGCTTGCACTTGATATTTCTTATGATGATTCAAAAGAATATTACAATTCTCAAATTAAAAAATTAAAATATCTTCTTGAACACAACATAGACCCTAAATATGAAACAACAATAAATGGGAGCACAATATTTATAATATTTTTACAGTTAATGGGTAGCTTCTTTATTCCAATAATAGTAATTGTTATTGCTTCAGATATTATTTCAAATGAATTTTCATCAAAAACAATTAGGCTGTTAGCATCGAAGCCGATATCTAAAAAGAATATAGTTATATCAAAGTTTATAGCAGCTACAATTGTTTGTTTAGCAGTAATTGTTGGAATAGAGTTATTGATATACTTTATA carries:
- a CDS encoding ABC transporter permease subunit, with the protein product MSSLIKNELIKLLKRKKIIISIILMICFSAIVIFIANLSESQTNSGYYKKVLESQKETLTEQLKNTKEQDKRQKIEIQIKSIENQILLFDINKNKDWKQTVKEKINALEERKKLALDISYDDSKEYYNSQIKKLKYLLEHNIDPKYETTINGSTIFIIFLQLMGSFFIPIIVIVIASDIISNEFSSKTIRLLASKPISKKNIVISKFIAATIVCLAVIVGIELLIYFIFGIIKGFGNLNFPLIVGTKYKIIANNAVPIYESSQIIPYITAIIEGIFIQILY